The following are encoded in a window of Lates calcarifer isolate ASB-BC8 linkage group LG20, TLL_Latcal_v3, whole genome shotgun sequence genomic DNA:
- the picalma gene encoding phosphatidylinositol binding clathrin assembly protein a isoform X6 has product MSGQSITDRITAAQHSVTGSAISKTVCKATTHEIMGPKKKHLDYLIQCTNEMNVNIPQLADTLFERTTNTSWVVVFKSLTATHHLMVYGNERFIQYLASRNTLFNLSNFLDKSGLQGYDMSTFIRRYSRYLNEKAVSYRQVAFDFTKVKRGSDGLMRTMNTEKLLKTIPIIQSQMDVLLDFNVNANELTNGVINAAFMLLFKDAIRLFAAYNEGIINLLEKYFDMKKVQCKDGLDIYKKFLTRMTRISEFLKVAEQVGIDRGDIPDLSQAPSSLLDALEQHLASLEGKKVKDSTAASRASTLSNAVSSLANTGISFTKVDEREKQAALEEEQARLKALKEQRLKELQKNPTTDSSPVSTVGGTISSAPAIDLFSTPSSTNSTSKAANDLLDLQPAFQQPLPLSTTSTWGDPFTYAAEAVEESIPKSNPFLTLPVVDALHPSTASPDAGSLSSRTPSHEVFGFTASPTPHQPQNSRGLNVDFDSVFGNNANANNLDSTGGILKPTVTSSPNQGMTQNGQQPNKLVSNDLDSSLANLVGNLGIGNGTAKNDLHWSQPGEKKLTGGTNWQPKTAPSTTWNPATMAPSVMAFPATTPTGMMAYAMPPHMGSMMMTQPTMMYTQPVMRPANPFGPNPGPQSPTTSSPSSLSPLRVPGKDPLAQLFLQNFL; this is encoded by the exons ACTTGATTCAGTGTACAAATGAGATGAATGTGAACATCCCTCAGCTGGCTGACACCCTGTTTGAGAGGACCACCAACACCAGCTGGGTGGTCGTCTTCAAATCCCTCACCGCCACACACCATCTGATGGTCTACGGCAATGAG agATTTATACAGTATCTGGCTTCAAGGAACACACTATTCAACCTCAGCAATTTTTTGGACAAAAGTGGCCTACAAG GTTATGATATGTCAACGTTCATAAGGAGGTATAGCCGCTACCTGAATGAGAAGGCTGTCTCCTACAGACAAGTTGCTTTTGACTTCACTAAAGTAAAAAGAGG GTCTGATGGATTGATGAGAACcatgaacacagagaaactccTCAAGACCATCCCTATCATCCAAAGTCAGATGGATGTGTTACTTGATTTCAAT GTCAATGCCAATGAACTGACAAATGGTGTGATCAATGCGGCCTTTATGCTTCTGTTCAAAGATGCGATCCGACTGTTTGCAGCCTACAATGAGGGCATCATCAACCTCCTGG AGAAATACTTTGACATGAAGAAAGTCCAGTGCAAAGATGGACTTGACATCTACAAGAAATTCCTCACACGAATGACGAGAATCTCAGAGTTCCTCAAAGTTGCAGAG CAAGTTGGGATTGATCGAGGGGACATTCCCGACCTGTCCCAG GCCCCCAGCAGCCTGCTGGATGCTCTGGAACAGCACTTGGCCTCTTTAGAGGGGAAGAAAGTCAAAGACTCAACAGCAGCCAGCAG GGCTAGCACCCTCTCCAATGCTGTGTCCTCTCTGGCCAACACTGGCATATCTTTCACCAAAGTGGACGAGAGGGAAAAACAGGCAGCCCTGGAGGAAGAGCAGGCTCGCCTAAAAGCACtaaaa GAGCAGCGACTGAAAGAGCTCCAGAAGAATCCAACCACAGACTCCTCCCCTGTCTCCACAGTGGGCGGGACAATCAGTTCAGCTCCTGCCATCGACCTCTTCTCCACCCCCAGCTCCACCAACAG CACATCCAAGGCAGCCAATGACCTTCTGGACCTGCAGCCAGCTTTCCAGCAGCCGCTGCCTCTCTCCACCACCAGCACATGGGGAG ATCCTTTCACCTATGCTGCAGAAGCTGTGGAGGAATCAATTCCAAAATCAAATCCTTTCCTCACACTACCTGTTGTTGATGCTCTCCACCCATCTACAGCGTCCCCTGACGCTGGCAGTCTGTCCTCTAGGACACCTAGCCATGAAGTGTTCG GGTTTACAGCCTCCCCAACACCACATCAGCCACAGAACTCTCGAGGCCTTAATGTCGACTTTGACTCAGTATTTGGCAACAACGCCAATGCCAATAACCTGGATTCTACAG GTGGCATCCTCAAACCCACAGTCACATCCTCACCCAATCAGGGTATGACCCAGAACGGCCAACAGCCCAACAAACTTGTCTCCAATGACCTGGACTCCTCACTGGCCAATCTTGTCGGCA ATCTGGGAATTGGCAACGGCACAGCAAAGAA TGATCTTCACTGGAGTCAGCCTGGTGAGAAGAAGCTGACGGGTGGAACCAACTGGCAACCCAAGACTGCTCCTTCTACCACCTGGAACCCTGCAACCATG GCTCCATCTGTCATGGCCTTCCCTGCAACCACACCGACAGGCATGATGGCATATGCAATG CCTCCCCACATGGGCTCCATGATGATGACACAGCCCACTATGATGTACACCCAGCCTGTGATGAGGCCAGCCAACCCCTTCGGTCCAAATCCAGGCCCGCAG TCACCCACAACTTCTAGTCCCTCCAGTCTCAGCCCCCTCAGAGTGCCAGGGAAGGACCCCCTTGCACAACTCTTTCTGCAGAATTTCTTATAG
- the picalma gene encoding phosphatidylinositol binding clathrin assembly protein a isoform X11: protein MSGQSITDRITAAQHSVTGSAISKTVCKATTHEIMGPKKKHLDYLIQCTNEMNVNIPQLADTLFERTTNTSWVVVFKSLTATHHLMVYGNERFIQYLASRNTLFNLSNFLDKSGLQGYDMSTFIRRYSRYLNEKAVSYRQVAFDFTKVKRGSDGLMRTMNTEKLLKTIPIIQSQMDVLLDFNVNANELTNGVINAAFMLLFKDAIRLFAAYNEGIINLLEKYFDMKKVQCKDGLDIYKKFLTRMTRISEFLKVAEQVGIDRGDIPDLSQAPSSLLDALEQHLASLEGKKVKDSTAASRASTLSNAVSSLANTGISFTKVDEREKQAALEEEQARLKALKEQRLKELQKNPTTDSSPVSTVGGTISSAPAIDLFSTPSSTNSTSKAANDLLDLQPAFQQPLPLSTTSTWGGFTASPTPHQPQNSRGLNVDFDSVFGNNANANNLDSTGKYSYMQSHFPLFPISL, encoded by the exons ACTTGATTCAGTGTACAAATGAGATGAATGTGAACATCCCTCAGCTGGCTGACACCCTGTTTGAGAGGACCACCAACACCAGCTGGGTGGTCGTCTTCAAATCCCTCACCGCCACACACCATCTGATGGTCTACGGCAATGAG agATTTATACAGTATCTGGCTTCAAGGAACACACTATTCAACCTCAGCAATTTTTTGGACAAAAGTGGCCTACAAG GTTATGATATGTCAACGTTCATAAGGAGGTATAGCCGCTACCTGAATGAGAAGGCTGTCTCCTACAGACAAGTTGCTTTTGACTTCACTAAAGTAAAAAGAGG GTCTGATGGATTGATGAGAACcatgaacacagagaaactccTCAAGACCATCCCTATCATCCAAAGTCAGATGGATGTGTTACTTGATTTCAAT GTCAATGCCAATGAACTGACAAATGGTGTGATCAATGCGGCCTTTATGCTTCTGTTCAAAGATGCGATCCGACTGTTTGCAGCCTACAATGAGGGCATCATCAACCTCCTGG AGAAATACTTTGACATGAAGAAAGTCCAGTGCAAAGATGGACTTGACATCTACAAGAAATTCCTCACACGAATGACGAGAATCTCAGAGTTCCTCAAAGTTGCAGAG CAAGTTGGGATTGATCGAGGGGACATTCCCGACCTGTCCCAG GCCCCCAGCAGCCTGCTGGATGCTCTGGAACAGCACTTGGCCTCTTTAGAGGGGAAGAAAGTCAAAGACTCAACAGCAGCCAGCAG GGCTAGCACCCTCTCCAATGCTGTGTCCTCTCTGGCCAACACTGGCATATCTTTCACCAAAGTGGACGAGAGGGAAAAACAGGCAGCCCTGGAGGAAGAGCAGGCTCGCCTAAAAGCACtaaaa GAGCAGCGACTGAAAGAGCTCCAGAAGAATCCAACCACAGACTCCTCCCCTGTCTCCACAGTGGGCGGGACAATCAGTTCAGCTCCTGCCATCGACCTCTTCTCCACCCCCAGCTCCACCAACAG CACATCCAAGGCAGCCAATGACCTTCTGGACCTGCAGCCAGCTTTCCAGCAGCCGCTGCCTCTCTCCACCACCAGCACATGGGGAG GGTTTACAGCCTCCCCAACACCACATCAGCCACAGAACTCTCGAGGCCTTAATGTCGACTTTGACTCAGTATTTGGCAACAACGCCAATGCCAATAACCTGGATTCTACAGGCAAGTACTCCTACATGCAAAGTCATTTTCCCCTTTTCCCCATTTCCCTTTGA
- the picalma gene encoding phosphatidylinositol binding clathrin assembly protein a isoform X5 has protein sequence MSGQSITDRITAAQHSVTGSAISKTVCKATTHEIMGPKKKHLDYLIQCTNEMNVNIPQLADTLFERTTNTSWVVVFKSLTATHHLMVYGNERFIQYLASRNTLFNLSNFLDKSGLQGYDMSTFIRRYSRYLNEKAVSYRQVAFDFTKVKRGSDGLMRTMNTEKLLKTIPIIQSQMDVLLDFNVNANELTNGVINAAFMLLFKDAIRLFAAYNEGIINLLEKYFDMKKVQCKDGLDIYKKFLTRMTRISEFLKVAEQVGIDRGDIPDLSQAPSSLLDALEQHLASLEGKKVKDSTAASRASTLSNAVSSLANTGISFTKVDEREKQAALEEEQARLKALKEQRLKELQKNPTTDSSPVSTVGGTISSAPAIDLFSTPSSTNSTSKAANDLLDLQPAFQQPLPLSTTSTWGDPFTYAAEAVEESIPKSNPFLTLPVVDALHPSTASPDAGSLSSRTPSHEVFGFTASPTPHQPQNSRGLNVDFDSVFGNNANANNLDSTDVLGGILKPTVTSSPNQGMTQNGQQPNKLVSNDLDSSLANLVGNLGIGNGTAKNDLHWSQPGEKKLTGGTNWQPKTAPSTTWNPATMAPSVMAFPATTPTGMMAYAMPPHMGSMMMTQPTMMYTQPVMRPANPFGPNPGPQSPTTSSPSSLSPLRVPGKDPLAQLFLQNFL, from the exons ACTTGATTCAGTGTACAAATGAGATGAATGTGAACATCCCTCAGCTGGCTGACACCCTGTTTGAGAGGACCACCAACACCAGCTGGGTGGTCGTCTTCAAATCCCTCACCGCCACACACCATCTGATGGTCTACGGCAATGAG agATTTATACAGTATCTGGCTTCAAGGAACACACTATTCAACCTCAGCAATTTTTTGGACAAAAGTGGCCTACAAG GTTATGATATGTCAACGTTCATAAGGAGGTATAGCCGCTACCTGAATGAGAAGGCTGTCTCCTACAGACAAGTTGCTTTTGACTTCACTAAAGTAAAAAGAGG GTCTGATGGATTGATGAGAACcatgaacacagagaaactccTCAAGACCATCCCTATCATCCAAAGTCAGATGGATGTGTTACTTGATTTCAAT GTCAATGCCAATGAACTGACAAATGGTGTGATCAATGCGGCCTTTATGCTTCTGTTCAAAGATGCGATCCGACTGTTTGCAGCCTACAATGAGGGCATCATCAACCTCCTGG AGAAATACTTTGACATGAAGAAAGTCCAGTGCAAAGATGGACTTGACATCTACAAGAAATTCCTCACACGAATGACGAGAATCTCAGAGTTCCTCAAAGTTGCAGAG CAAGTTGGGATTGATCGAGGGGACATTCCCGACCTGTCCCAG GCCCCCAGCAGCCTGCTGGATGCTCTGGAACAGCACTTGGCCTCTTTAGAGGGGAAGAAAGTCAAAGACTCAACAGCAGCCAGCAG GGCTAGCACCCTCTCCAATGCTGTGTCCTCTCTGGCCAACACTGGCATATCTTTCACCAAAGTGGACGAGAGGGAAAAACAGGCAGCCCTGGAGGAAGAGCAGGCTCGCCTAAAAGCACtaaaa GAGCAGCGACTGAAAGAGCTCCAGAAGAATCCAACCACAGACTCCTCCCCTGTCTCCACAGTGGGCGGGACAATCAGTTCAGCTCCTGCCATCGACCTCTTCTCCACCCCCAGCTCCACCAACAG CACATCCAAGGCAGCCAATGACCTTCTGGACCTGCAGCCAGCTTTCCAGCAGCCGCTGCCTCTCTCCACCACCAGCACATGGGGAG ATCCTTTCACCTATGCTGCAGAAGCTGTGGAGGAATCAATTCCAAAATCAAATCCTTTCCTCACACTACCTGTTGTTGATGCTCTCCACCCATCTACAGCGTCCCCTGACGCTGGCAGTCTGTCCTCTAGGACACCTAGCCATGAAGTGTTCG GGTTTACAGCCTCCCCAACACCACATCAGCCACAGAACTCTCGAGGCCTTAATGTCGACTTTGACTCAGTATTTGGCAACAACGCCAATGCCAATAACCTGGATTCTACAG ATGTTTTAGGTGGCATCCTCAAACCCACAGTCACATCCTCACCCAATCAGGGTATGACCCAGAACGGCCAACAGCCCAACAAACTTGTCTCCAATGACCTGGACTCCTCACTGGCCAATCTTGTCGGCA ATCTGGGAATTGGCAACGGCACAGCAAAGAA TGATCTTCACTGGAGTCAGCCTGGTGAGAAGAAGCTGACGGGTGGAACCAACTGGCAACCCAAGACTGCTCCTTCTACCACCTGGAACCCTGCAACCATG GCTCCATCTGTCATGGCCTTCCCTGCAACCACACCGACAGGCATGATGGCATATGCAATG CCTCCCCACATGGGCTCCATGATGATGACACAGCCCACTATGATGTACACCCAGCCTGTGATGAGGCCAGCCAACCCCTTCGGTCCAAATCCAGGCCCGCAG TCACCCACAACTTCTAGTCCCTCCAGTCTCAGCCCCCTCAGAGTGCCAGGGAAGGACCCCCTTGCACAACTCTTTCTGCAGAATTTCTTATAG
- the picalma gene encoding phosphatidylinositol binding clathrin assembly protein a isoform X4, with the protein MSGQSITDRITAAQHSVTGSAISKTVCKATTHEIMGPKKKHLDYLIQCTNEMNVNIPQLADTLFERTTNTSWVVVFKSLTATHHLMVYGNERFIQYLASRNTLFNLSNFLDKSGLQGYDMSTFIRRYSRYLNEKAVSYRQVAFDFTKVKRGSDGLMRTMNTEKLLKTIPIIQSQMDVLLDFNVNANELTNGVINAAFMLLFKDAIRLFAAYNEGIINLLEKYFDMKKVQCKDGLDIYKKFLTRMTRISEFLKVAEQVGIDRGDIPDLSQAPSSLLDALEQHLASLEGKKVKDSTAASRASTLSNAVSSLANTGISFTKVDEREKQAALEEEQARLKALKEQRLKELQKNPTTDSSPVSTVGGTISSAPAIDLFSTPSSTNSTSKAANDLLDLQPAFQQPLPLSTTSTWGDPFTYAAEAVEESIPKSNPFLTLPVVDALHPSTASPDAGSLSSRTPSHEVFDSFSGPNPYTTLFQSEPPAVAGLFRGFTASPTPHQPQNSRGLNVDFDSVFGNNANANNLDSTDVLGGILKPTVTSSPNQGMTQNGQQPNKLVSNDLDSSLANLVGNLGIGNGTAKNDLHWSQPGEKKLTGGTNWQPKTAPSTTWNPATMAPSVMAFPATTPTGMMAYAMPPHMGSMMMTQPTMMYTQPVMRPANPFGPNPGPQSPTTSSPSSLSPLRVPGKDPLAQLFLQNFL; encoded by the exons ACTTGATTCAGTGTACAAATGAGATGAATGTGAACATCCCTCAGCTGGCTGACACCCTGTTTGAGAGGACCACCAACACCAGCTGGGTGGTCGTCTTCAAATCCCTCACCGCCACACACCATCTGATGGTCTACGGCAATGAG agATTTATACAGTATCTGGCTTCAAGGAACACACTATTCAACCTCAGCAATTTTTTGGACAAAAGTGGCCTACAAG GTTATGATATGTCAACGTTCATAAGGAGGTATAGCCGCTACCTGAATGAGAAGGCTGTCTCCTACAGACAAGTTGCTTTTGACTTCACTAAAGTAAAAAGAGG GTCTGATGGATTGATGAGAACcatgaacacagagaaactccTCAAGACCATCCCTATCATCCAAAGTCAGATGGATGTGTTACTTGATTTCAAT GTCAATGCCAATGAACTGACAAATGGTGTGATCAATGCGGCCTTTATGCTTCTGTTCAAAGATGCGATCCGACTGTTTGCAGCCTACAATGAGGGCATCATCAACCTCCTGG AGAAATACTTTGACATGAAGAAAGTCCAGTGCAAAGATGGACTTGACATCTACAAGAAATTCCTCACACGAATGACGAGAATCTCAGAGTTCCTCAAAGTTGCAGAG CAAGTTGGGATTGATCGAGGGGACATTCCCGACCTGTCCCAG GCCCCCAGCAGCCTGCTGGATGCTCTGGAACAGCACTTGGCCTCTTTAGAGGGGAAGAAAGTCAAAGACTCAACAGCAGCCAGCAG GGCTAGCACCCTCTCCAATGCTGTGTCCTCTCTGGCCAACACTGGCATATCTTTCACCAAAGTGGACGAGAGGGAAAAACAGGCAGCCCTGGAGGAAGAGCAGGCTCGCCTAAAAGCACtaaaa GAGCAGCGACTGAAAGAGCTCCAGAAGAATCCAACCACAGACTCCTCCCCTGTCTCCACAGTGGGCGGGACAATCAGTTCAGCTCCTGCCATCGACCTCTTCTCCACCCCCAGCTCCACCAACAG CACATCCAAGGCAGCCAATGACCTTCTGGACCTGCAGCCAGCTTTCCAGCAGCCGCTGCCTCTCTCCACCACCAGCACATGGGGAG ATCCTTTCACCTATGCTGCAGAAGCTGTGGAGGAATCAATTCCAAAATCAAATCCTTTCCTCACACTACCTGTTGTTGATGCTCTCCACCCATCTACAGCGTCCCCTGACGCTGGCAGTCTGTCCTCTAGGACACCTAGCCATGAAGTGTTCG aCTCCTTCAGTGGGCCAAACCCTTACACCACCCTCTTCCAATCTGAGCCCCCTGCTGTAGCTGGTCTATTCAGAG GGTTTACAGCCTCCCCAACACCACATCAGCCACAGAACTCTCGAGGCCTTAATGTCGACTTTGACTCAGTATTTGGCAACAACGCCAATGCCAATAACCTGGATTCTACAG ATGTTTTAGGTGGCATCCTCAAACCCACAGTCACATCCTCACCCAATCAGGGTATGACCCAGAACGGCCAACAGCCCAACAAACTTGTCTCCAATGACCTGGACTCCTCACTGGCCAATCTTGTCGGCA ATCTGGGAATTGGCAACGGCACAGCAAAGAA TGATCTTCACTGGAGTCAGCCTGGTGAGAAGAAGCTGACGGGTGGAACCAACTGGCAACCCAAGACTGCTCCTTCTACCACCTGGAACCCTGCAACCATG GCTCCATCTGTCATGGCCTTCCCTGCAACCACACCGACAGGCATGATGGCATATGCAATG CCTCCCCACATGGGCTCCATGATGATGACACAGCCCACTATGATGTACACCCAGCCTGTGATGAGGCCAGCCAACCCCTTCGGTCCAAATCCAGGCCCGCAG TCACCCACAACTTCTAGTCCCTCCAGTCTCAGCCCCCTCAGAGTGCCAGGGAAGGACCCCCTTGCACAACTCTTTCTGCAGAATTTCTTATAG
- the picalma gene encoding phosphatidylinositol binding clathrin assembly protein a isoform X12, whose amino-acid sequence MSGQSITDRITAAQHSVTGSAISKTVCKATTHEIMGPKKKHLDYLIQCTNEMNVNIPQLADTLFERTTNTSWVVVFKSLTATHHLMVYGNERFIQYLASRNTLFNLSNFLDKSGLQGYDMSTFIRRYSRYLNEKAVSYRQVAFDFTKVKRGSDGLMRTMNTEKLLKTIPIIQSQMDVLLDFNVNANELTNGVINAAFMLLFKDAIRLFAAYNEGIINLLEKYFDMKKVQCKDGLDIYKKFLTRMTRISEFLKVAEQVGIDRGDIPDLSQAPSSLLDALEQHLASLEGKKVKDSTAASRASTLSNAVSSLANTGISFTKVDEREKQAALEEEQARLKALKEQRLKELQKNPTTDSSPVSTVGGTISSAPAIDLFSTPSSTNSTSKAANDLLDLQPAFQQPLPLSTTSTWGGFTASPTPHQPQNSRGLNVDFDSVFGNNANANNLDSTVLPACVFFQ is encoded by the exons ACTTGATTCAGTGTACAAATGAGATGAATGTGAACATCCCTCAGCTGGCTGACACCCTGTTTGAGAGGACCACCAACACCAGCTGGGTGGTCGTCTTCAAATCCCTCACCGCCACACACCATCTGATGGTCTACGGCAATGAG agATTTATACAGTATCTGGCTTCAAGGAACACACTATTCAACCTCAGCAATTTTTTGGACAAAAGTGGCCTACAAG GTTATGATATGTCAACGTTCATAAGGAGGTATAGCCGCTACCTGAATGAGAAGGCTGTCTCCTACAGACAAGTTGCTTTTGACTTCACTAAAGTAAAAAGAGG GTCTGATGGATTGATGAGAACcatgaacacagagaaactccTCAAGACCATCCCTATCATCCAAAGTCAGATGGATGTGTTACTTGATTTCAAT GTCAATGCCAATGAACTGACAAATGGTGTGATCAATGCGGCCTTTATGCTTCTGTTCAAAGATGCGATCCGACTGTTTGCAGCCTACAATGAGGGCATCATCAACCTCCTGG AGAAATACTTTGACATGAAGAAAGTCCAGTGCAAAGATGGACTTGACATCTACAAGAAATTCCTCACACGAATGACGAGAATCTCAGAGTTCCTCAAAGTTGCAGAG CAAGTTGGGATTGATCGAGGGGACATTCCCGACCTGTCCCAG GCCCCCAGCAGCCTGCTGGATGCTCTGGAACAGCACTTGGCCTCTTTAGAGGGGAAGAAAGTCAAAGACTCAACAGCAGCCAGCAG GGCTAGCACCCTCTCCAATGCTGTGTCCTCTCTGGCCAACACTGGCATATCTTTCACCAAAGTGGACGAGAGGGAAAAACAGGCAGCCCTGGAGGAAGAGCAGGCTCGCCTAAAAGCACtaaaa GAGCAGCGACTGAAAGAGCTCCAGAAGAATCCAACCACAGACTCCTCCCCTGTCTCCACAGTGGGCGGGACAATCAGTTCAGCTCCTGCCATCGACCTCTTCTCCACCCCCAGCTCCACCAACAG CACATCCAAGGCAGCCAATGACCTTCTGGACCTGCAGCCAGCTTTCCAGCAGCCGCTGCCTCTCTCCACCACCAGCACATGGGGAG GGTTTACAGCCTCCCCAACACCACATCAGCCACAGAACTCTCGAGGCCTTAATGTCGACTTTGACTCAGTATTTGGCAACAACGCCAATGCCAATAACCTGGATTCTACAG Ttttgcctgcatgtgtgtttttccagtga
- the picalma gene encoding phosphatidylinositol binding clathrin assembly protein a isoform X2, with the protein MSGQSITDRITAAQHSVTGSAISKTVCKATTHEIMGPKKKHLDYLIQCTNEMNVNIPQLADTLFERTTNTSWVVVFKSLTATHHLMVYGNERFIQYLASRNTLFNLSNFLDKSGLQGYDMSTFIRRYSRYLNEKAVSYRQVAFDFTKVKRGSDGLMRTMNTEKLLKTIPIIQSQMDVLLDFNVNANELTNGVINAAFMLLFKDAIRLFAAYNEGIINLLEKYFDMKKVQCKDGLDIYKKFLTRMTRISEFLKVAEQVGIDRGDIPDLSQAPSSLLDALEQHLASLEGKKVKDSTAASRASTLSNAVSSLANTGISFTKVDEREKQAALEEEQARLKALKEQRLKELQKNPTTDSSPVSTVGGTISSAPAIDLFSTPSSTNSTSKAANDLLDLQPAFQQPLPLSTTSTWGDPFTYAAEAVEESIPKSNPFLTLPVVDALHPSTASPDAGSLSSRTPSHEVFDHYTPFFDSGSGLAADLDTAAQIKSFITDSFSGPNPYTTLFQSEPPAVAGLFRGFTASPTPHQPQNSRGLNVDFDSVFGNNANANNLDSTGGILKPTVTSSPNQGMTQNGQQPNKLVSNDLDSSLANLVGNLGIGNGTAKNDLHWSQPGEKKLTGGTNWQPKTAPSTTWNPATMAPSVMAFPATTPTGMMAYAMPPHMGSMMMTQPTMMYTQPVMRPANPFGPNPGPQSPTTSSPSSLSPLRVPGKDPLAQLFLQNFL; encoded by the exons ACTTGATTCAGTGTACAAATGAGATGAATGTGAACATCCCTCAGCTGGCTGACACCCTGTTTGAGAGGACCACCAACACCAGCTGGGTGGTCGTCTTCAAATCCCTCACCGCCACACACCATCTGATGGTCTACGGCAATGAG agATTTATACAGTATCTGGCTTCAAGGAACACACTATTCAACCTCAGCAATTTTTTGGACAAAAGTGGCCTACAAG GTTATGATATGTCAACGTTCATAAGGAGGTATAGCCGCTACCTGAATGAGAAGGCTGTCTCCTACAGACAAGTTGCTTTTGACTTCACTAAAGTAAAAAGAGG GTCTGATGGATTGATGAGAACcatgaacacagagaaactccTCAAGACCATCCCTATCATCCAAAGTCAGATGGATGTGTTACTTGATTTCAAT GTCAATGCCAATGAACTGACAAATGGTGTGATCAATGCGGCCTTTATGCTTCTGTTCAAAGATGCGATCCGACTGTTTGCAGCCTACAATGAGGGCATCATCAACCTCCTGG AGAAATACTTTGACATGAAGAAAGTCCAGTGCAAAGATGGACTTGACATCTACAAGAAATTCCTCACACGAATGACGAGAATCTCAGAGTTCCTCAAAGTTGCAGAG CAAGTTGGGATTGATCGAGGGGACATTCCCGACCTGTCCCAG GCCCCCAGCAGCCTGCTGGATGCTCTGGAACAGCACTTGGCCTCTTTAGAGGGGAAGAAAGTCAAAGACTCAACAGCAGCCAGCAG GGCTAGCACCCTCTCCAATGCTGTGTCCTCTCTGGCCAACACTGGCATATCTTTCACCAAAGTGGACGAGAGGGAAAAACAGGCAGCCCTGGAGGAAGAGCAGGCTCGCCTAAAAGCACtaaaa GAGCAGCGACTGAAAGAGCTCCAGAAGAATCCAACCACAGACTCCTCCCCTGTCTCCACAGTGGGCGGGACAATCAGTTCAGCTCCTGCCATCGACCTCTTCTCCACCCCCAGCTCCACCAACAG CACATCCAAGGCAGCCAATGACCTTCTGGACCTGCAGCCAGCTTTCCAGCAGCCGCTGCCTCTCTCCACCACCAGCACATGGGGAG ATCCTTTCACCTATGCTGCAGAAGCTGTGGAGGAATCAATTCCAAAATCAAATCCTTTCCTCACACTACCTGTTGTTGATGCTCTCCACCCATCTACAGCGTCCCCTGACGCTGGCAGTCTGTCCTCTAGGACACCTAGCCATGAAGTGTTCG ATCATTACACTCCCTTTTTTGACTCAGGCTCTGGCCTTGCAGCTGATCTTGATACTGCTGCACAGATAAAGTCATTTATCACAG aCTCCTTCAGTGGGCCAAACCCTTACACCACCCTCTTCCAATCTGAGCCCCCTGCTGTAGCTGGTCTATTCAGAG GGTTTACAGCCTCCCCAACACCACATCAGCCACAGAACTCTCGAGGCCTTAATGTCGACTTTGACTCAGTATTTGGCAACAACGCCAATGCCAATAACCTGGATTCTACAG GTGGCATCCTCAAACCCACAGTCACATCCTCACCCAATCAGGGTATGACCCAGAACGGCCAACAGCCCAACAAACTTGTCTCCAATGACCTGGACTCCTCACTGGCCAATCTTGTCGGCA ATCTGGGAATTGGCAACGGCACAGCAAAGAA TGATCTTCACTGGAGTCAGCCTGGTGAGAAGAAGCTGACGGGTGGAACCAACTGGCAACCCAAGACTGCTCCTTCTACCACCTGGAACCCTGCAACCATG GCTCCATCTGTCATGGCCTTCCCTGCAACCACACCGACAGGCATGATGGCATATGCAATG CCTCCCCACATGGGCTCCATGATGATGACACAGCCCACTATGATGTACACCCAGCCTGTGATGAGGCCAGCCAACCCCTTCGGTCCAAATCCAGGCCCGCAG TCACCCACAACTTCTAGTCCCTCCAGTCTCAGCCCCCTCAGAGTGCCAGGGAAGGACCCCCTTGCACAACTCTTTCTGCAGAATTTCTTATAG